Proteins encoded within one genomic window of Cucumis sativus cultivar 9930 chromosome 3, Cucumber_9930_V3, whole genome shotgun sequence:
- the LOC101220283 gene encoding GDSL esterase/lipase At5g14450 — protein sequence MEFTATALSAFLVFHVFVALAAPDCNFPVIFNFGDSNSDTGAISAAFEPIRWPYGDVFFNKPSGRDSDGRLIIDFIAEKLRLPYLSAYLNSLGANFRHGANFATGGSTVRKPNETIYEYGISPFFLDMQVTQFEQFKARSNDLYNQAKNPYDREKLTRPEDYSKALYTFDIGQNDLAVGFRKLSIDQLRAALPDIANQFASAIQRIYKLGGRSFWIHNTGPFGCLPVNQFYNLNPPPGILDEHGCIKAQNDISMELNNQLKAKLDKLRAELPDAAITYVDVYAAKYALISNGKTQGFPEPLKVCCGYHVRYDHVWCGTKAPINGSLVFGDACENRAQYVSWDGVHYSEAANHFVASHILSGSLSSPPIPITQACHRN from the exons ATGGAGTTTACGGCGACGGCACTGTCGgcatttttggtttttcacGTTTTCGTTGCACTGGCTGCACCGGACTGTAACTTTCCAGTGATTTTCAACTTCGGTGACTCGAATTCCGATACTGGCGCCATCTCCGCCGCTTTCGAGCCCATTCGATGGCCATATGGTGATGTATTCTTCAACAAGCCATCCGGAAGAGATAGTGATGGTCGTCTGATCATTGATTTCATCG CCGAGAAGTTGAGATTGCCGTATTTGAGTGCTTATCTGAATTCGCTTGGTGCTAATTTCCGGCACGGCGCCAATTTCGCTACCGGGGGGTCGACTGTACGGAAGCCGAATGAAACGATTTATGAGTATGGAATTAGTCCGTTTTTTCTTGATATGCAGGTTACACAGTTTGAACAATTCAAAGCTCGCTCCAATGATCTCTACAATCAAG CCAAGAACCCATATGACAGAGAGAAACTTACAAGGCCAGAGGATTACTCCAAAGCACTCTACACTTTTGATATCGGGCAAAATGATTTAGCTGTTGGGTTTAGAAAGCTGAGCATTGATCAACTGCGTGCTGCTTTGCCTGACATTGCTAACCAGTTTGCCTCTGCAATTCAA AGAATATACAAGCTAGGAGGGAGATCATTTTGGATACACAATACAGGGCCATTTGGTTGCCTCCCAGTGAACCAATTTTACAATCTGAACCCTCCCCCTGGCATCCTTGATGAGCATGGTTGTATCAAGGctcaaaatgatatttcaaTGGAGTTAAATAATCAGCTCAAAGCAAAATTGGACAAGCTTAGGGCAGAGCTCCCAGATGCTGCCATTACCTATGTGGATGTCTATGCTGCCAAGTATGCTCTAATCAGCAATGGCAAAACTCAAG GGTTTCCGGAACCTCTCAAAGTATGTTGTGGGTACCATGTGAGGTATGACCATGTGTGGTGTGGGACGAAAGCACCCATAAATGGAAGCTTGGTGTTTGGAGATGCATGTGAAAACAGAGCTCAATATGTGAGTTGGGATGGAGTCCACTACTCTGAGGCCGCTAATCACTTTGTTGCAAGTCACATTCTCAGTGGTTCGTTATCAAGCCCTCCTATTCCAATCACACAAGCATGccatagaaattaa